The Carnobacterium sp. 17-4 genome has a window encoding:
- the rplR gene encoding 50S ribosomal protein L18: MITKPDKNKLRLKRHGRVRSKISGTAECPRLNVFRSNKNIYAQLIDDVAGVTLASASSLDKEVSGETKVAQGSAVGSAIAKVATEKGIKQVVFDRGGYLYHGRVQALAEAARENGLEF; encoded by the coding sequence GTGATTACAAAACCAGACAAAAACAAACTACGTCTGAAAAGACATGGTCGTGTACGTTCTAAAATTTCTGGTACTGCAGAGTGCCCACGCTTAAACGTGTTCCGTTCTAATAAAAACATCTACGCTCAATTAATTGATGACGTAGCGGGTGTAACGCTAGCAAGTGCATCTTCATTAGACAAAGAAGTTTCAGGAGAAACAAAAGTAGCTCAAGGATCAGCTGTTGGTTCAGCTATCGCTAAAGTTGCTACTGAAAAAGGTATCAAACAAGTAGTCTTTGACCGTGGTGGATACCTTTACCATGGCCGTGTGCAAGCTTTAGCTGAAGCTGCTCGCGAAAATGGACTAGAATTTTAA
- the rplO gene encoding 50S ribosomal protein L15: MKLHELQPAEGSRKVRNRVGRGTSSGNGKTSGRGQKGQNSRSGGGVRLGFEGGQTPLFRRVPKRGFTNINRKEYAIVNLDTLNRFEDGTVVTPALLIETKVIKSEKSGIKVLGNGQVERKLTVKASKFSQAAKEAIEAAGGSIEVI, encoded by the coding sequence ATGAAACTTCATGAATTACAACCCGCTGAAGGATCTCGTAAAGTGCGTAACCGCGTTGGACGTGGGACTTCATCAGGCAATGGTAAAACATCAGGTCGAGGCCAAAAAGGACAAAACTCACGTTCAGGTGGTGGCGTACGTTTAGGATTTGAAGGTGGTCAAACACCATTATTCCGTCGTGTACCAAAACGTGGATTTACAAACATTAACCGCAAAGAGTATGCTATCGTAAATCTTGATACATTAAACCGTTTCGAAGATGGTACTGTAGTAACACCAGCGTTGTTAATTGAAACAAAAGTCATCAAATCTGAAAAATCAGGGATTAAAGTTTTGGGTAACGGACAAGTTGAACGTAAACTTACTGTTAAAGCAAGCAAATTCTCCCAAGCAGCTAAAGAAGCTATTGAAGCTGCTGGTGGTTCAATTGAGGTGATCTAA
- the secY gene encoding preprotein translocase subunit SecY — MIKLLIESFKTKEIRSRILFTLGILIVFRLGTHITVPGVNAAALQDLSSNSSLFSLLNTFGGGALDSYSIFALGVSPYITSSIVVQLLQMDIIPKFAEWAKQGEVGRRKLNQVTRYLTIGLAFVQAIGISYGFNALVDQGLVINPSTTTYLMIAILLTAGTILVMWLGEQITVKGFGNGISMIIFSGIIARVPSDLGDFYNSQIRNAGDDMAQAILFAVLIAIAFLAIVVTVVYVENARRKIPVQYSKRSAGSGQDTHLPLKVNSAGVIPVIFASSFIMTPQTILGFFSATNADAQWYIILNKIFNLQEPLGAVLYTVLIVVFTFFYAFIQVNPEKVAENLQKQGGYIPSVRPGKPTQDFISSTLTRLSTVGAVYLGVIAILPIIASNVWNLPQSVSLGGTSLLIVVGVALELMRQLEGQMSKKNYQGFIQ, encoded by the coding sequence ATGATCAAACTGCTTATAGAGTCCTTTAAAACAAAGGAAATTCGTAGTAGAATCCTCTTCACTTTAGGTATTTTAATCGTATTTAGACTAGGAACTCATATAACGGTTCCTGGTGTTAATGCGGCTGCTTTACAAGATCTATCCTCAAATAGTTCTTTGTTTAGTTTGTTAAATACATTTGGTGGAGGAGCATTAGACAGTTATTCTATTTTTGCACTCGGTGTTTCTCCTTATATCACTTCTTCAATTGTTGTTCAACTGTTGCAAATGGACATTATTCCTAAGTTTGCCGAATGGGCAAAACAAGGTGAAGTAGGCCGTAGAAAATTAAATCAAGTTACAAGATACTTAACGATTGGTTTGGCTTTTGTTCAAGCAATCGGTATCTCGTATGGCTTTAATGCTCTAGTGGATCAAGGATTGGTTATCAATCCTAGTACAACTACTTATCTTATGATCGCTATTCTGTTAACTGCCGGAACAATCTTGGTTATGTGGCTGGGAGAACAAATTACAGTTAAAGGATTTGGTAACGGGATCTCAATGATTATCTTCTCAGGTATCATTGCTCGCGTACCTTCTGATTTAGGAGACTTTTATAATTCGCAAATTCGAAATGCTGGAGACGATATGGCGCAAGCTATTCTCTTTGCCGTTTTGATTGCCATTGCTTTTTTAGCAATTGTTGTAACAGTCGTTTATGTCGAAAATGCAAGAAGAAAAATTCCTGTTCAATACTCAAAACGCTCAGCTGGCTCAGGTCAGGACACTCACTTGCCACTGAAAGTAAATTCAGCTGGTGTAATTCCAGTAATCTTTGCAAGTTCATTTATTATGACACCACAAACAATCTTAGGATTCTTTAGTGCTACGAATGCTGATGCACAATGGTATATCATTTTAAATAAGATTTTTAATTTGCAAGAACCGCTTGGAGCAGTTCTATATACTGTTTTAATCGTAGTCTTTACTTTTTTCTATGCATTTATTCAAGTGAATCCAGAGAAAGTTGCTGAGAACTTACAAAAACAAGGCGGGTATATTCCTAGTGTGCGACCTGGAAAACCTACTCAAGACTTTATCTCTTCAACGTTAACGCGTTTGAGTACAGTCGGAGCAGTATATCTAGGAGTTATCGCAATACTACCAATAATTGCGTCGAACGTTTGGAACTTGCCTCAATCTGTTTCTCTTGGCGGAACCAGCCTACTTATCGTAGTTGGTGTAGCTTTAGAACTGATGAGACAACTTGAAGGCCAAATGTCTAAGAAAAATTACCAAGGCTTTATACAATAA
- the rplE gene encoding 50S ribosomal protein L5, with protein sequence MNRLKEKYNQEVTPSMVEKFGYKSIMQTPKVDKIVINMGVGDAVSNAKNLDKAVDELTVISGQKPLITKAKKSIAGFRLREGMPIGTKVTLRGDRMYDFLDKLVSVSLPRVRDFHGISNKSFDGRGNYTLGVKEQLIFPEVDYDKVDKVRGMDIVIVTTANTDEESRELLTQLGMPFQK encoded by the coding sequence ATGAACCGCCTTAAAGAAAAATATAACCAAGAAGTAACACCTTCAATGGTAGAAAAATTTGGTTACAAATCAATTATGCAAACTCCTAAAGTAGATAAGATCGTTATCAACATGGGTGTGGGTGATGCTGTATCAAATGCTAAAAATTTAGACAAAGCTGTTGATGAGTTAACTGTTATTTCTGGTCAAAAACCATTAATCACTAAAGCAAAAAAATCAATCGCTGGCTTCCGTTTACGTGAAGGTATGCCGATTGGAACTAAAGTAACATTACGTGGAGACAGAATGTATGATTTCTTAGATAAATTAGTTTCTGTTTCACTTCCTCGTGTACGTGACTTTCACGGTATCAGCAACAAGTCTTTTGACGGACGTGGAAACTACACGTTAGGCGTTAAAGAACAATTAATCTTCCCAGAAGTTGACTACGATAAAGTAGACAAAGTCCGCGGAATGGATATTGTTATTGTAACTACTGCTAATACAGACGAAGAATCTCGTGAATTGTTAACACAACTTGGAATGCCATTCCAAAAATAA
- the rplX gene encoding 50S ribosomal protein L24, translating to MYIKTGDKVKVITGKDKGTEAVVLKAFPKKDRVIVEGVNVMKKHQKPNSANPQGGIIEMEAPIHVSNVMLIDAATGEPTRVGFKVEDGKKVRISKKTGEVLDK from the coding sequence ATGTACATTAAAACAGGCGATAAAGTAAAAGTTATTACTGGTAAAGACAAAGGAACTGAAGCTGTTGTATTAAAAGCTTTTCCTAAAAAAGATCGTGTAATCGTAGAGGGCGTTAATGTTATGAAGAAACATCAAAAACCTAACTCAGCGAATCCACAAGGTGGAATCATTGAAATGGAAGCCCCTATCCACGTTTCAAATGTTATGCTTATAGACGCTGCAACTGGCGAACCAACTCGTGTTGGCTTTAAAGTTGAAGACGGCAAAAAAGTACGTATTTCTAAAAAAACCGGTGAAGTTTTAGATAAATAA
- the rplP gene encoding 50S ribosomal protein L16, producing MLVPKRVKFRREFRGKMRGEAKGGKEVTFGEWGLQAVESKWITNRQIEASRIAMTRYMKRGGKVWIKIFPHKSYTSKAIGVRMGSGKGAPEGWVAPVKRGKIMFEVDGVSEEVAREALRLASHKLPIKTKIVKRKEIGGESNES from the coding sequence ATGTTAGTACCTAAACGTGTAAAATTCCGTCGTGAATTTAGAGGTAAAATGCGCGGTGAAGCTAAAGGTGGGAAAGAAGTAACTTTTGGTGAATGGGGTTTACAAGCCGTAGAGTCAAAATGGATTACAAACCGTCAGATTGAAGCATCTCGTATCGCAATGACACGTTACATGAAACGTGGTGGGAAAGTATGGATTAAAATCTTCCCTCATAAATCATATACGTCTAAAGCAATTGGAGTTCGTATGGGTTCTGGTAAAGGAGCACCTGAAGGTTGGGTTGCACCAGTTAAACGTGGAAAAATCATGTTTGAAGTTGATGGAGTTTCAGAAGAAGTAGCTCGTGAAGCACTTCGTTTAGCTTCTCATAAACTACCTATTAAAACTAAGATTGTAAAACGTAAAGAAATTGGTGGTGAATCGAATGAAAGCTAA
- the rplF gene encoding 50S ribosomal protein L6, with amino-acid sequence MSRIGNKTITIPEGVTVTRNEDIVTVKGPKGELSRSFSPVITMNVEGNEINFSRPNDLKTNRALHGTMRANLNNMIVGVTVGFEKTLELIGVGYRAQLQGNKLVLNVGYSHPVEFTAEEGINIEVPANTKVVVKGTNKEKVGALAANIRGVRPPEPYKGKGIRYSDEIVRRKEGKTGK; translated from the coding sequence GTGAGCCGTATAGGTAATAAAACAATCACTATCCCTGAAGGCGTAACGGTTACTCGTAATGAGGACATCGTTACTGTTAAGGGACCAAAAGGTGAATTGAGTCGTTCTTTCAGCCCAGTTATCACAATGAATGTAGAAGGTAACGAAATTAACTTTTCTCGTCCAAACGACTTGAAAACAAATCGTGCACTACATGGCACAATGCGTGCTAACTTAAACAACATGATTGTTGGTGTAACTGTTGGTTTTGAAAAGACATTAGAATTAATTGGTGTAGGGTACCGTGCTCAATTACAAGGTAACAAACTTGTATTGAACGTTGGTTACTCTCATCCTGTAGAATTTACTGCAGAAGAAGGTATTAACATTGAAGTTCCTGCTAACACTAAAGTAGTTGTTAAAGGAACAAACAAAGAAAAAGTTGGCGCTTTAGCTGCTAACATACGTGGCGTACGCCCACCAGAGCCTTATAAAGGTAAAGGAATTCGTTATTCTGACGAAATCGTACGTCGTAAAGAAGGTAAAACAGGTAAATAA
- a CDS encoding type Z 30S ribosomal protein S14, whose translation MAKKSQIAKNKRPAKFSTQAYTRCERCGRPHSVYRKFKLCRICVRELAYKGQIPGMKKASW comes from the coding sequence GTGGCTAAAAAATCACAAATTGCTAAAAACAAACGCCCTGCTAAATTCTCAACTCAAGCATATACTCGTTGTGAACGCTGTGGACGTCCACACTCAGTTTACCGCAAATTTAAACTTTGCCGTATTTGCGTCCGTGAACTTGCCTATAAAGGACAAATTCCTGGCATGAAAAAAGCAAGCTGGTAA
- the rpmC gene encoding 50S ribosomal protein L29: MKANELKELTTAEMVEKEKAFKEELFNLRFQLATGQLENTARLSEVRKSIARIKTALRQAELQK, from the coding sequence ATGAAAGCTAATGAACTTAAAGAGTTAACCACTGCTGAAATGGTTGAGAAAGAAAAAGCATTTAAAGAAGAGTTATTCAATCTAAGATTCCAGTTAGCTACTGGCCAACTAGAAAATACTGCTCGTTTAAGTGAAGTTCGCAAATCGATTGCACGCATTAAAACTGCGTTACGTCAAGCTGAATTACAAAAATAG
- the rplD gene encoding 50S ribosomal protein L4, protein MPNVALYKQDGTQNGEVTLNDAIFGIEPNENVVFDAIIMQRASLRQGNHSVKNRSAVRGGGRKPWAQKGTGRARQGSIRSPQWRGGGIVFGPTPRSYSYKLPKKVRRLAIKSVLSTKVVSGDLIVVDALNFDAPKTKEFAQVLKNLNVDSKAFIVVENDNDFATLSARNLPGVKVVAFDNVTVLDVVAHEKLIFTQTALTKLEEVLQ, encoded by the coding sequence ATGCCAAACGTAGCCTTATACAAACAAGATGGTACACAAAATGGTGAAGTTACTTTAAACGACGCTATTTTCGGTATCGAACCAAACGAAAACGTTGTTTTTGATGCAATCATCATGCAACGTGCTTCATTAAGACAAGGAAATCACTCAGTTAAAAACCGCAGTGCAGTACGCGGTGGTGGACGTAAACCGTGGGCTCAAAAAGGAACTGGTCGTGCTCGTCAAGGGTCAATCAGATCTCCACAATGGCGCGGTGGTGGAATCGTCTTCGGACCAACTCCACGTTCATACAGCTACAAACTTCCTAAAAAAGTTCGTCGTTTAGCAATCAAATCTGTTCTTTCTACTAAAGTAGTAAGCGGAGATTTAATCGTTGTTGACGCATTGAACTTTGATGCACCAAAAACTAAAGAATTTGCACAAGTGTTAAAAAATCTAAATGTTGATTCTAAAGCGTTTATCGTAGTAGAAAACGACAATGATTTCGCAACATTATCTGCTCGTAACCTTCCAGGAGTTAAAGTTGTTGCTTTTGATAATGTTACTGTGTTAGATGTTGTAGCGCATGAAAAATTGATTTTTACACAAACTGCTCTAACTAAGCTAGAGGAGGTTCTTCAATAA
- the rplB gene encoding 50S ribosomal protein L2: MGIRKYKPTTNGRRNMTGSDFAEITSTTPEKTLLEPNKRKAGRNNAGKIMVRHRGGGHKRNYRVIDFKRNKDGIVGIIKTIEYDPNRSANIALVQYVDGIKTYIIAPKGIQVGQQIFSGESVDIKTGNALPLDNIPAGTVIHNIEMKPGKGGQLVRSAGTSAQVLGKEGKYVLIRLNSGEVRLILGTCRATIGSVGNEQHELINIGKAGRSRWLGKRPTVRGSVMNPNDHPHGGGEGKAPIGHAGPLTPWGKPALGLKTRNKKAQSNKFITRRRKTK, from the coding sequence GTGGGTATTAGAAAGTACAAACCTACCACAAACGGCCGTCGTAATATGACTGGTTCTGATTTCGCAGAAATCACTTCAACAACGCCTGAAAAGACATTGTTGGAACCAAACAAAAGAAAAGCCGGACGTAATAATGCTGGTAAAATCATGGTACGTCACCGTGGTGGCGGACATAAACGTAACTACCGTGTTATCGACTTTAAACGTAATAAAGACGGTATCGTGGGTATCATCAAAACTATTGAGTACGATCCAAATCGCTCAGCTAACATTGCTTTAGTACAATACGTTGATGGTATTAAAACATACATCATCGCACCTAAAGGAATCCAAGTAGGACAACAAATTTTTTCAGGTGAATCAGTAGATATCAAAACAGGAAATGCTCTTCCATTAGATAACATTCCTGCTGGTACTGTAATCCACAATATTGAAATGAAACCAGGTAAAGGTGGACAATTAGTTCGTTCGGCTGGAACTAGCGCGCAAGTGTTAGGTAAAGAAGGCAAATACGTATTAATCCGCTTAAACTCAGGTGAAGTTCGTCTAATCTTAGGAACTTGTCGTGCAACAATCGGTTCTGTTGGTAACGAACAACATGAATTGATCAACATTGGTAAAGCCGGACGTTCTCGTTGGTTAGGCAAACGCCCAACTGTTCGTGGATCTGTAATGAACCCGAACGATCACCCACACGGTGGTGGTGAAGGTAAAGCTCCAATCGGACATGCTGGTCCATTGACTCCATGGGGTAAACCTGCTCTTGGATTGAAAACACGTAACAAGAAAGCTCAATCTAATAAATTTATTACACGTCGTCGTAAAACAAAATAA
- the rpsQ gene encoding 30S ribosomal protein S17, whose product MSEERNQRKVYQGRVVSDKMDKTIVVVIETQKKHSRYGKRIKYSKKYKAHDENNVAKIGDIVKIMETRPLSSTKHFRLVEVVEESVTI is encoded by the coding sequence ATGAGTGAAGAACGTAATCAACGTAAAGTATACCAAGGCCGAGTTGTTTCAGACAAAATGGATAAAACAATTGTTGTCGTAATAGAAACTCAAAAGAAACACAGCCGTTACGGTAAACGTATTAAATACTCAAAAAAATATAAAGCACATGATGAAAACAATGTTGCCAAAATTGGCGATATCGTAAAAATTATGGAAACTCGTCCGTTATCATCTACAAAACATTTCCGTTTAGTAGAAGTTGTTGAAGAATCTGTTACTATTTAA
- a CDS encoding adenylate kinase produces the protein MNLILMGLPGAGKGTQAEQIVDTYHVPHISTGDMFRAAIKNETALGLEAKTYMDKGDLVPDEVTNGIVKERLAEADTENGFLLDGFPRTLNQAQALEEILKDLNKELDAVVYISVNKDILMQRLTGRIICRSCGATYHKINKPPVVEGTCDRCGGHEFYQRDDDKPETVENRISVNLELTEPLLDFYKERNVLYTVNGEDDVKDVFKDIQNIIENTK, from the coding sequence TTGAATCTCATTTTAATGGGTCTTCCTGGTGCAGGGAAAGGAACGCAAGCTGAACAAATTGTTGACACATACCATGTGCCACACATTTCTACAGGGGATATGTTCCGAGCTGCTATCAAAAATGAAACTGCCTTAGGATTAGAAGCTAAAACTTATATGGATAAAGGCGATTTAGTGCCTGATGAAGTAACAAACGGGATTGTAAAAGAACGTTTAGCTGAAGCAGATACTGAAAATGGATTCTTGCTAGATGGTTTTCCAAGAACGCTTAACCAAGCGCAAGCTTTGGAAGAAATCTTAAAAGATCTAAACAAAGAATTAGATGCTGTTGTTTACATCAGTGTTAACAAAGATATCTTAATGCAACGTTTGACTGGACGGATTATCTGTCGTTCATGTGGTGCTACGTATCATAAAATCAATAAACCACCAGTGGTTGAAGGTACTTGTGATCGTTGTGGTGGACATGAATTCTATCAAAGAGATGACGATAAACCAGAAACTGTTGAAAATCGTATTAGTGTTAACCTTGAGTTAACCGAACCTCTGTTAGACTTTTATAAAGAACGTAATGTGTTGTACACCGTAAATGGTGAAGATGATGTGAAAGATGTTTTC
- the rpsS gene encoding 30S ribosomal protein S19, producing the protein MGRSLKKGPFVDEHLMKKMNAMAEGEKKSVVKTWSRRSTIFPSFIGYTIAVYDGRKHVPVYIQEDMVGHKLGEFAPTRTYRGHTADDKKTKR; encoded by the coding sequence ATGGGTCGTAGTCTTAAAAAAGGACCTTTTGTCGATGAACACTTAATGAAAAAAATGAATGCAATGGCCGAAGGCGAAAAGAAATCTGTCGTTAAAACTTGGTCACGTCGTTCAACAATTTTCCCGAGTTTCATTGGTTACACAATCGCAGTCTATGATGGTCGCAAACATGTACCAGTTTACATTCAAGAAGACATGGTCGGACACAAATTAGGTGAATTTGCACCAACAAGAACATACCGCGGTCACACTGCGGATGATAAAAAAACTAAACGTTAA
- the rpsC gene encoding 30S ribosomal protein S3 — MGQKINPTGLRVGIIRDWDSKWYAEKDFANFLHEDIAIREYIAKKLSEASVSKVEIERAANRVNVSVHTAKPGMVIGKGGSEVDALRKKLNDLTGKRVHINIVEIKRPDLDAKLVAEGIASQLESRVAFRRAQKQAIQRTMRSGAKGIKTMVSGRLNGADIARSETHSEGTVPLHTLRADIDYAWEEAATTYGKLGIKVWIYRGEVLPAKKNTEKGGK; from the coding sequence GTGGGTCAAAAAATTAATCCAACAGGCTTACGTGTAGGTATTATTCGCGATTGGGATTCTAAATGGTATGCAGAAAAAGATTTTGCAAACTTTTTACATGAAGATATCGCTATCCGCGAATATATTGCAAAAAAACTAAGCGAAGCTTCTGTTTCTAAAGTTGAAATTGAACGTGCCGCTAACCGTGTTAATGTTTCAGTACACACTGCTAAACCAGGAATGGTAATTGGTAAAGGTGGTTCTGAAGTTGATGCATTACGTAAAAAATTAAATGATTTAACAGGCAAACGAGTTCACATCAACATCGTTGAAATCAAACGCCCTGACTTAGACGCTAAATTAGTTGCCGAAGGAATTGCTAGTCAACTAGAAAGCCGTGTTGCTTTCCGTCGTGCTCAAAAACAAGCTATCCAACGCACAATGCGTTCTGGAGCTAAAGGAATCAAAACAATGGTTTCTGGCCGTTTAAACGGTGCAGATATCGCTCGTAGCGAAACACATTCAGAAGGAACTGTTCCTCTTCATACATTGCGTGCCGATATCGACTACGCATGGGAAGAAGCAGCTACAACTTACGGTAAACTAGGCATTAAAGTTTGGATCTACCGTGGAGAAGTTCTTCCTGCAAAAAAGAACACTGAGAAAGGAGGGAAATAA
- the rpsH gene encoding 30S ribosomal protein S8, with amino-acid sequence MVMTDPIADFLTRVRNANQARHEQLEAPASKIKKDIANILKREGFIKNVEYMEDDKQGVIRVFLKYGKDNERVITGLKRISKPGLRVYAKAGEVPKVLNGLGIAIVSTSEGVITDKEARAKNIGGEIIAYVW; translated from the coding sequence ATGGTCATGACAGATCCGATTGCAGATTTTCTAACTCGTGTACGTAATGCTAACCAAGCACGTCACGAACAACTAGAAGCACCTGCATCAAAAATTAAAAAAGATATTGCTAACATTTTGAAACGTGAAGGTTTCATTAAAAATGTTGAATACATGGAAGATGACAAACAAGGCGTTATCCGCGTTTTCTTAAAATACGGAAAAGACAACGAACGTGTTATCACAGGATTGAAACGTATCTCTAAACCAGGTTTGCGTGTATACGCTAAAGCTGGCGAAGTGCCTAAAGTTCTTAACGGACTTGGTATTGCGATCGTATCAACTTCTGAAGGTGTCATCACAGATAAAGAAGCAAGAGCAAAAAATATTGGTGGCGAAATTATCGCTTACGTTTGGTAA
- the rplW gene encoding 50S ribosomal protein L23: protein MDVRDVILRPIITEAAMAAQDNKKYTFEVDVRANKTQVKQAIEEIFDVKVSNVNIMNVRGKLKRMGKHTGYTKKRRKAIVTLTTESKEIELFEA from the coding sequence ATGGATGTACGTGACGTAATCTTGCGCCCAATTATCACTGAAGCAGCAATGGCTGCTCAAGATAACAAAAAATACACTTTCGAAGTGGATGTTCGCGCAAATAAAACTCAAGTAAAACAAGCGATTGAAGAAATTTTTGACGTAAAAGTTTCTAATGTTAACATCATGAACGTACGTGGAAAATTAAAACGTATGGGTAAACATACTGGATACACTAAAAAACGTCGTAAAGCAATCGTAACTTTAACAACTGAATCAAAAGAAATCGAATTGTTTGAAGCTTAA
- the rplN gene encoding 50S ribosomal protein L14, which produces MIQTESRLRVADNSGAREVLTIKVLGGSGRKIANIGDVIVCTVKHATPGGVVKKGEVVRAVIVRTKSGARRSDGSYIKFDENACVIIRDDKSPRGTRIFGPVARELRDNNFMKIVSLAPEVL; this is translated from the coding sequence GTGATCCAAACAGAAAGTCGTTTGAGAGTTGCAGATAACTCAGGAGCTCGTGAAGTCTTAACTATTAAAGTATTAGGCGGATCAGGCCGTAAAATTGCTAACATTGGTGATGTAATTGTTTGTACTGTAAAACATGCAACACCAGGTGGCGTTGTCAAAAAAGGTGAAGTCGTTCGTGCAGTTATCGTTCGTACTAAATCAGGAGCTCGCCGTTCAGATGGTTCATACATTAAATTTGATGAAAATGCATGTGTAATTATCCGTGACGATAAGAGCCCACGTGGAACTCGTATCTTTGGACCAGTTGCTCGCGAATTGCGTGACAACAACTTCATGAAGATCGTTTCACTTGCTCCAGAAGTTCTTTAA
- the rpsE gene encoding 30S ribosomal protein S5, giving the protein MVYIDPTHLELEDRVVSINRVTKVVKGGRRLRFAAIVVVGDKNGHVGFGTGKAQEVPEAIRKAIEDARKNLIEVPMVDTTIPHAVIGRFSGGNILIKPAVAGSGVSAGGPVRAVLELAGVADVTSKSLGSSTPINMIRATVDGLLQLKRVEEVAKLRGKTVEEIIG; this is encoded by the coding sequence ATGGTTTACATCGATCCAACACATTTGGAATTAGAAGATCGTGTCGTTTCAATCAACCGCGTAACTAAAGTTGTTAAAGGTGGACGTCGTCTACGTTTTGCTGCTATTGTTGTTGTCGGAGATAAAAACGGACACGTAGGTTTCGGTACTGGTAAAGCACAAGAAGTACCAGAAGCTATCCGCAAAGCAATTGAAGATGCTAGAAAGAATCTTATTGAAGTACCTATGGTAGATACTACGATTCCTCACGCAGTTATTGGTCGTTTTAGCGGCGGTAACATTTTAATTAAACCTGCTGTTGCCGGTTCTGGGGTTTCTGCTGGTGGTCCAGTACGTGCCGTATTGGAATTAGCTGGAGTTGCAGATGTAACAAGCAAATCATTAGGTTCAAGCACACCGATCAACATGATCCGTGCTACCGTTGATGGCTTATTACAATTAAAACGCGTTGAAGAAGTTGCAAAACTTCGTGGAAAAACTGTAGAAGAAATTATAGGATAA
- the rpmD gene encoding 50S ribosomal protein L30 — protein sequence MANLEITLKRSVIGRPQNQKDTVQALGLRKINSTVVKPANEAITGMVKTISHLVDVKEV from the coding sequence ATGGCTAATTTAGAAATCACTTTAAAACGTAGCGTTATCGGACGTCCTCAAAACCAAAAAGATACAGTTCAAGCTCTTGGTTTAAGAAAAATCAACAGTACTGTAGTTAAACCTGCTAATGAAGCTATCACTGGTATGGTTAAAACAATCTCACATTTAGTGGACGTTAAAGAAGTATAA
- the rplV gene encoding 50S ribosomal protein L22, whose translation MAEQITEAKATAKTVRIAARKVRLVVDLIRGKSIGEAISILKFTPRGASPAIEKVLMSAIANAEHNYDLDVENLVVSEAYVNEGPTMKRFRPRAKGSAAPILKRTSHITVVVSEKKEG comes from the coding sequence ATGGCAGAACAAATTACAGAAGCTAAAGCAACTGCTAAAACTGTTCGTATTGCAGCTCGTAAAGTTCGTTTAGTTGTCGATCTTATTAGAGGGAAAAGCATCGGAGAAGCAATTTCAATTTTGAAATTCACTCCACGTGGTGCTTCGCCAGCAATCGAAAAAGTTTTAATGTCAGCAATTGCTAATGCAGAACATAACTACGATTTAGACGTAGAAAATTTGGTAGTAAGCGAAGCTTATGTTAACGAAGGACCAACGATGAAACGTTTCCGTCCACGTGCAAAAGGATCAGCTGCACCAATCTTGAAACGCACAAGCCACATTACAGTAGTGGTATCTGAGAAAAAGGAGGGGTAA